One genomic window of Salvia miltiorrhiza cultivar Shanhuang (shh) chromosome 4, IMPLAD_Smil_shh, whole genome shotgun sequence includes the following:
- the LOC131019843 gene encoding non-specific lipid-transfer protein 2-like, with protein sequence MAAMTKAMCVALIAAVMVAAAAPGAEAALGCGSVISYLSPCLPYVTNRGPLGGCCNGVKGLYGAARSTPDRQAACNCLKSLAATSGNINLSKAAGLPKQCNVNIPYQISPSTDCTKVR encoded by the exons ATGGCTGCAATGACCAAGGCAATGTGCGTGGCCCTCATCGCCGCCGTGATGGTGGCGGCGGCCGCACCGGGTGCCGAGGCGGCGCTAGGCTGCGGCTCGGTGATCTCATACTTGTCACCGTGCCTCCCATATGTGACCAACAGAGGCCCACTTGGCGGGTGCTGCAATGGAGTTAAGGGACTGTACGGCGCCGCCCGGTCCACCCCCGACCGCCAGGCGGCATGCAACTGCCTGAAATCCCTCGCCGCCACCTCCGGCAACATCAACCTCAGCAAGGCCGCCGGACTTCCTAAGCAATGCAATGTTAACATCCCCTACCAGATTAGCCCTTCCACTGACTGCACTAA GGTGAggtga